A window from Melitaea cinxia chromosome 5, ilMelCinx1.1, whole genome shotgun sequence encodes these proteins:
- the LOC123653441 gene encoding calcium-transporting ATPase sarcoplasmic/endoplasmic reticulum type isoform X1 produces MEDAHTKSVEEVLGYFGADPDKGLSPDQVKRNQDKYGPNELPAEEGKSIWQLVLEQFDDLLVKILLLAAIISFVLALFEEHEDAFSAFVEPFVILLILIANAVVGVWQERNAESAIEALKEYEPEMGKVVRGDKSGVQKIRAKEIVPGDIVEVSVGDKIPADIRLIKIYSTTIRIDQSILTGESVSVIKHTDAIPDPRAVNQDKKNILFSGTNVAAGKARGIVIGTGLNTAIGKIRTEMSETEEIKTPLQQKLDEFGEQLSKVISVICVAVWAINIGHFNDPAHGGSWIKGAVYYFKIAVALAVAAIPEGLPAVITTCLALGTRRMAKKNAIVRSLPSVETLGCTSVICSDKTGTLTTNQMSVSRMFIFEKIEGGDSSFLEFEITGSTYEPIGDVYLKGQKVKAAEFDALHELGTICVMCNDSAIDFNEFKQAFEKVGEATETALIVLAEKMNPFGVPKTGLDRRSAAIVVRQEIETKWKKEFTLEFSRDRKSMSTYCTPLKPSRLGTGPKLFVKGAPEGVLERCSHARVGTTKVPLSSTLKNRILELTRQYGTGRDTLRCLALATADNPMKPDEMDLGDSTKFYTYEVNLTFVGVVGMLDPPRKEVFDSIVRCRAAGIRVIVITGDNKATAEAICRRIGVFGEDEDTTGKSYSGREFDDLPVAEQRAACAKARLFSRVEPAHKSKIVEYLQSMNEISAMTGDGVNDAPALKKAEIGIAMGSGTAVAKSAAEMVLADDNFSSIVAAVEEGRAIYNNMKQFIRYLISSNIGEVVSIFLTAALGLPEALIPVQLLWVNLVTDGLPATALGFNPPDLDIMDKPPRKADEGLISGWLFFRYMAIGGYVGMATVGAASWWFMYSPYGPQMTYWQLTHHLQCITNEEDFKGVDCKIFTDPHPMTMALSVLVTIEMLNAMNSLSENQSLVTMPPWSNMWLVGSMALSFTLHFVILYVEVLSAVFQVTPLSLDEWVTVMKFSVPVVLLDEVLKFVARKISDGERKSLAHWLHGMQWIVLMWAVFFGIIIYGPL; encoded by the exons ATGGAGGACGCTCACACGAAATCCGTGGAAGAAGTCTTAGGATATTTTGGTGCAGACCCAGACAAAGGGCTTAGTCCAGACCAAGTCAAAAGAAATCAGGACAAATATGGGCCAAATG AACTGCCTGCAGAGGAAG GTAAGAGTATATGGCAGTTAGTTCTGGAACAATTCGATGACCTTTTAGTCAAGATTTTGCTGTTAGCCGCCATTATTTCTTTC GTATTAGCTTTATTTGAAGAACACGAAGATGCATTCTCGGCATTCGTGGAaccttttgttattttattaattcttattgcTAACGCCGTAGTAGGAGTATGGCag GAAAGAAATGCAGAATCCGCTATCGAAGCTTTAAAAGAATACGAACCCGAAATGGGTAAAGTGGTAAGAGGAGACAAATCTGGCGTACAGAAAATTAGAGCAAAAGAAATTGTACCAGGTGACATTGTCGAGGTATCTGTCGGAGACAAGATTCCTGCCGATATCCGCCTGATCAAAATCTACTCTACCACCATCCGTATCGACCAGTCTATCTTGACTGGTGAATCTGTGTCTGTAATCAAACACACTGATGCCATTCCTGACCCTCGCGCTGTAAACCAGGACAAGAAGAACATTCTATTCTCTGGTACCAATGTCGCCGCCGGTAAAGCTCGCGGTATCGTCATCGGCACTGGTCTCAATACTGCCATTGGTAAAATCCGTACTGAAATGTCTGAGACTGAGGAAATAAAGACACCTTTACAACAAAAACTCGATGAGTTCGGTGAGCAACTGTCTAAGGTTATCTCCGTTATCTGTGTTGCCGTATGGGCTATCAACATTGGTCACTTTAACGACCCCGCTCATGGTGGAAGCTGGATCAAGGGAGCCGTATACTACTTCAAAATTGCCGTAGCTTTGGCTGTGGCTGCCATTCCGGAAGGTTTACCCGCAGTCATCACTACTTGTCTCGCTCTCGGTACCAGGAGAATGGCTAAGAAGAACGCTATCGTTAGGTCTCTTCCATCAGTCGAAACCCTCGGTTGTACTTCCGTTATTTGCTCTGACAAGACGGGCACCTTAACCACCAACCAAATGTCTGTCTCACGTATGTTTATCTTTGAGAAAATTGAAGGTGGTGACAGCAGCTTTCTTGAATTCGAAATCACTGGCTCCACCTATGAACCTATTGGTGATGTTTACTTGAAGGGACAAAAAGTTAAGGCCGCGGAATTCGATGCTCTTCACGAATTGGGTACTATTTGCGTTATGTGCAACGATTCTGCTATTGACTTCAACGAATTCAAACAAGCTTTCGAAAAGGTCGGTGAGGCCACTGAAACCGCTCTTATCGTTCTTGCCGAGAAAATGAATCCCTTCGGCGTACCAAAGACTGGTCTTGACCGTCGCTCGGCCGCTATTGTTGTCCGCCAGGAAATTGAAACTAAATGGAAGAAGGAATTCACACTCGAGTTCTCCCGTGATAGGAAATCCATGTCTACCTACTGCACACCCCTTAAGCCTTCTCGTCTCGGCACTGGTCCTAAACTTTTCGTCAAAGGTGCTCCCGAAGGTGTATTGGAACGTTGTAGCCACGCTCGTGTCGGAACCACTAAAGTTCCTCTTAGCTCTACCCTGAAGAACCGCATCCTTGAACTTACCCGTCAATATGGTACCGGCCGTGACACTCTACGTTGCCTGGCTCTGGCCACCGCTGATAACCCCATGAAACCTGATGAAATGGACCTCGGTGACTCCACGAAATTCTACACATATGAAGTGAACCTAACATTCGTTGGTGTCGTCGGTATGTTGGATCCCCCTCGCAAAGAAGTATTCGACTCGATCGTTCGTTGCCGCGCTGCTGGTATCCGTGTAATTGTCATCACTGGTGATAACAAGGCTACCGCTGAAGCTATTTGCAG GCGCATTGGTGTGTTCGGAGAGGATGAGGACACTACTGGAAAATCATACTCTGGCCGTGAATTCGATGACCTCCCAGTGGCCGAGCAGCGCGCGGCCTGCGCCAAGGCTCGTCTCTTCTCCCGCGTAGAGCCCGCCCACAAGTCCAAGATCGTTGAATACTTGCAAAGCATGAACGAAATCTCTGCTAtg ACTGGTGACGGTGTGAACGACGCCCCAGCTCTGAAGAAGGCCGAGATCGGTATCGCCATGGGTTCAGGAACCGCCGTCGCAAAGTCCGCCGCTGAGATGGTATTAGCTGACGATAACTTCTCATCCATTGTTGCCGCAGTTGAAGaag GTCGTGCCATCTACAACAATATGAAGCAGTTCATCCGCTATCTCATCTCTTCAAACATTGGTGAAGTAGTGTCTATCTTCTTGACCGCCGCTCTCGGTCTCCCTGAGGCTCTGATCCCTGTACAGCTGCTGTGGGTCAACTTGGTCACTGATGGTCTCCCCGCCACTGCTCTTGGTTTTAACCCGCCTGACTTGGACATCATGGATAAACCACCCCGTAAAGCCGATGAGGGTCTAATCTCTGGATGGCTATTCTTCAG ATACATGGCTATCGGTGGCTACGTTGGTATGGCTACAGTCGGAGCCGCGTCCTGGTGGTTCATGTACTCGCCCTATGGACCTCAGATGACTTACTGGCAACTCACTCATCACTTACAGTGCATTACCAATGAAGAAGATTTCAAG GGCGTCGACTGCAAAATCTTTACTGACCCTCACCCTATGACAATGGCCCTCTCCGTACTCGTAACCATCGAGATGTTGAACGCTATGAACAGCTTGTCCGAGAACCAGTCGCTCGTCACCATGCCGCCCTGGTCCAACATGTGGCTCGTCGGCTCTATGGCACTGTCTTTCACCCTTCACTTTGTCATTCTATACGTAGAGGTCCTCTCG GCCGTGTTCCAAGTGACGCCGCTGTCGCTGGACGAGTGGGTGACGGTGATGAAGTTCTCGGTGCCCGTCGTGCTGCTGGACGAGGTCCTCAAGTTCGTCGCTCGCAAGATCTCCGACGGTGAGCGGAAATCCCTCGCGCACTGGCTCCACGGCATGCAGTGGATCGTGCTCATGTGGGCCGTGTTCTTTGGCATCATCATCTACGGACCACTATAA